A portion of the Eubacterium maltosivorans genome contains these proteins:
- a CDS encoding 6-phospho-alpha-glucosidase codes for MTQKYAVTVAGGGSTFTPGIVLMLLKESSRFPIRKIMLYDNDPGRQKVIAEACGIYLRENAPEIEFGYTDDPREAFTEIDFVLAHIRVGKYAMREKDEKIPLKYGVVGQETCGPGGIAYGMRSIGGVLEILDYMEAYSPEAWMLNYSNPAAIVAEATHRLRPKSKILNICDMPIDLEEKMAGIAGLKSRKEMQVGYYGLNHFGWWHQIYDKAGNDLMPVIRAYIAENGFPVSAEQHVDDSWAHTFKMAREVYAIDPETIPNTYLKYYLFPYEIAAGLDPEYTRANEVIDGREKKIFSVCREIIEKGTSSGSGFEADAHATYIVDLARAIAENTLERFLLIVPNEGAIENFERSAMVEIPCIVGKNGYEKICQGRIPRFQKGMMEQQVSVEKLVVDAWIEGSYQKLWQALTLSKTVPSAAVAKIILDEFIQANQGYWPELT; via the coding sequence ATGACACAAAAATACGCAGTTACAGTAGCAGGCGGAGGCAGTACTTTTACACCGGGCATTGTCCTGATGTTGTTAAAAGAAAGCAGCCGTTTTCCAATAAGGAAAATCATGCTCTATGACAACGACCCCGGGAGACAGAAAGTAATCGCAGAAGCCTGTGGGATTTACCTCCGCGAAAACGCGCCGGAAATTGAGTTTGGCTATACCGACGATCCGAGAGAAGCCTTTACAGAAATCGATTTTGTGCTGGCACATATCCGTGTTGGAAAATACGCCATGCGCGAAAAGGATGAAAAAATTCCTTTAAAATACGGCGTTGTCGGGCAGGAAACCTGCGGCCCTGGCGGGATCGCCTATGGGATGCGCTCCATCGGCGGCGTCCTTGAGATTTTGGACTATATGGAAGCGTATTCGCCAGAGGCCTGGATGCTGAATTATTCAAATCCGGCGGCCATTGTAGCAGAGGCCACCCATCGTCTGAGGCCAAAATCAAAAATTTTAAACATTTGTGACATGCCAATCGATCTTGAAGAAAAAATGGCAGGGATCGCAGGGCTTAAATCACGTAAGGAGATGCAGGTTGGTTACTATGGACTGAACCATTTTGGATGGTGGCACCAGATCTATGACAAAGCAGGCAACGACCTGATGCCTGTCATCAGAGCATACATTGCGGAAAATGGCTTTCCAGTCAGTGCAGAGCAGCATGTCGATGACAGCTGGGCCCACACCTTTAAAATGGCCAGAGAAGTTTACGCGATCGATCCAGAGACAATCCCAAATACTTATCTGAAGTATTATTTGTTTCCTTATGAAATTGCGGCTGGGCTGGACCCGGAATATACCAGAGCAAATGAAGTCATTGACGGGCGTGAAAAGAAGATATTCAGCGTCTGCCGTGAGATTATCGAAAAGGGAACCAGCAGCGGCAGCGGCTTTGAGGCAGACGCCCACGCGACCTATATTGTCGACCTGGCCCGGGCGATTGCGGAAAACACCCTGGAACGGTTTTTACTCATCGTTCCAAATGAAGGCGCCATCGAGAATTTTGAACGAAGCGCCATGGTCGAAATCCCCTGCATTGTTGGAAAAAACGGTTATGAAAAAATATGTCAGGGAAGAATCCCGCGCTTTCAAAAAGGAATGATGGAGCAGCAGGTCAGTGTGGAGAAGCTGGTGGTGGACGCCTGGATTGAAGGCAGCTACCAGAAATTATGGCAGGCCCTGACCCTTTCCAAGACCGTTCCGAGCGCCGCAGTGGCAAAAATCATATTAGACGAATTTATTCAGGCCAATCAAGGCTACTGGCCAGAGCTAACTTAA
- a CDS encoding MurR/RpiR family transcriptional regulator, whose translation MKLDEHINKYYHNLNENDLYIWKYIKSNREACKSLTITEMSSRCHVSRTTLSRFVHKIGFNGFSEFKVTLIQDSQMPKEDYSSMKKVISLYNEVVHRVVEQNCDAIFELIDGAENLYIYSSGILQSTVAHEMTRIFVSAKRIFYEINGNAETNRMIEKLTPGDVMFMVSYSGESPEVVEFARALKIRNVPVVSITTLHENELAKLSTVNLYTSGLVIKKDDLDVSYTSVTSFFILIEMLFLKYLEYRSRREQ comes from the coding sequence ATGAAACTTGATGAACATATAAACAAGTACTACCATAATCTCAACGAAAACGACTTATATATCTGGAAGTACATAAAATCAAACAGAGAGGCATGCAAAAGCCTGACAATCACCGAAATGTCCAGCCGGTGTCATGTCTCCCGAACGACATTATCACGGTTTGTCCATAAAATTGGATTTAACGGCTTTAGTGAATTCAAGGTGACCCTGATACAGGACAGCCAGATGCCAAAAGAGGATTACAGCAGTATGAAAAAGGTGATCAGCCTTTATAATGAGGTAGTCCACCGCGTCGTGGAGCAGAACTGTGACGCTATTTTTGAGCTGATCGACGGTGCGGAGAACCTGTATATTTACAGCTCTGGAATCCTGCAAAGCACCGTTGCCCATGAAATGACCCGGATTTTTGTCTCAGCAAAACGGATATTTTATGAGATCAACGGCAACGCAGAGACAAACCGGATGATCGAAAAGCTCACCCCAGGGGACGTGATGTTTATGGTCTCATACAGCGGGGAATCGCCAGAGGTGGTAGAATTCGCCCGTGCGCTGAAAATCCGTAATGTACCTGTTGTCTCGATCACCACCCTTCACGAAAACGAGCTGGCAAAGCTCAGCACCGTTAATCTATATACGTCAGGGCTGGTCATAAAAAAAGATGACCTCGATGTTTCATATACATCCGTTACCAGTTTTTTTATATTGATTGAGATGCTGTTTCTAAAATATTTGGAATACCGTTCTCGCAGGGAGCAGTGA
- a CDS encoding phosphatase PAP2 family protein — MDIQYLLVLQNFRFYSEGVFNGFFSFITTLGESFIPVLLMAAVYWCFNKKAGTYMCLAEGVGGLVNSVLKISFCVYRPWIRDPGIEPIAGAKTTATGYSFPSGHSTNATCYYGSLALYFRKYRFVVVFLFSVVFLVMLSRNFLGVHTPQDVLVGFGSAFLVILLMGYVLNDYLEKNPEKDIWVMAAILTCGVLIIIYAMTKSYPQNWVDGTLLVDPAKMITDVFGNVGFAFGAAIGWIVERRKIKFSLDGTLYVKIRRYLIGAAVITVLHYILKNVFSLFLDAYAAAFIYNFLVPFFILAIYPALFKKFETKCS; from the coding sequence ATGGATATTCAATATTTACTTGTGTTACAGAACTTCCGGTTTTATTCAGAAGGCGTTTTTAACGGCTTCTTTTCATTCATCACAACCCTGGGAGAATCCTTCATACCCGTTTTGCTGATGGCGGCAGTGTACTGGTGTTTTAACAAAAAAGCCGGAACATATATGTGTCTGGCAGAAGGCGTGGGGGGATTAGTCAACAGTGTATTAAAAATCAGCTTTTGTGTTTACAGACCTTGGATAAGAGACCCGGGAATCGAGCCCATCGCAGGCGCTAAAACCACTGCCACAGGCTACTCCTTTCCAAGCGGGCACTCGACAAATGCGACCTGCTATTACGGCTCACTGGCCCTGTATTTTAGGAAATACCGTTTTGTTGTCGTGTTTTTATTCAGTGTCGTCTTTTTAGTCATGCTGTCCCGGAATTTCCTGGGCGTTCACACGCCGCAGGATGTATTGGTAGGATTTGGCAGTGCATTTCTGGTCATCTTGCTGATGGGTTATGTATTAAATGATTACTTAGAAAAAAACCCAGAGAAAGATATTTGGGTGATGGCGGCCATACTAACCTGTGGCGTCTTGATCATTATCTACGCAATGACAAAAAGCTATCCGCAGAACTGGGTGGACGGCACACTCCTGGTGGACCCGGCTAAGATGATCACCGATGTTTTTGGCAATGTAGGGTTTGCGTTTGGCGCCGCCATTGGATGGATTGTGGAGAGAAGGAAAATTAAATTTTCACTCGATGGGACACTCTATGTTAAAATCAGACGCTACCTTATCGGCGCGGCAGTCATAACCGTACTGCACTATATTCTCAAAAATGTGTTCAGTCTGTTTTTAGACGCTTACGCCGCTGCCTTCATCTATAATTTTCTGGTCCCATTTTTTATTCTGGCAATTTACCCGGCACTTTTCAAAAAGTTTGAAACAAAATGTTCATGA
- a CDS encoding alpha-glucoside-specific PTS transporter subunit IIBC, with protein sequence MMQKIQKFGGAMFTPVLLFAFAGIVVGIGTLFTTQAIFGELASPESLWFKCWNVVLQGGWTVFRQLPLLFVVALPIGLAKKQNARCCMEALVLYLTFNYFVSVMLSQWGADLGIDLTAQAEGGSHLTQIAGIETLDMGMFGALGISALVIFLHNRFYEKELPEWLGIFSGSTFVFMIGFFAMLPVAVLAILIWPQVQLLMSALQQFVLGAGTLGVGLFVFLEKLLIPFGLHHLLYSSFYFDNVVVNGGIYSYWATQLPQLAASTEALKELAPWASYTATGFSKIFGCPGIALAFYFTAKPQNRKRLLALLIPITLTAVLCGVTEPIEFTFLFIAPVLFVVHAVLSALLAMVINLLGITGIFSGGLIEMASFNWIPLMGSHWQQYLLLFAVGLVFTGIWFVVFRFMILKLNLKTPGRQDEETVKFYSKSDYRASKSDEESLIVQKVLEALGGKENIIDVTNCATRLRVNIKDPKVVLGDQAFKALGTHGCIVSGKSVQVIIGLSVAKFREQFEHLL encoded by the coding sequence ATGATGCAGAAAATTCAAAAATTTGGCGGGGCAATGTTTACACCCGTTTTGCTCTTTGCCTTTGCCGGAATTGTCGTCGGCATAGGAACACTTTTTACCACTCAGGCCATTTTTGGCGAGCTGGCAAGCCCGGAAAGCCTCTGGTTTAAGTGCTGGAATGTCGTGCTTCAGGGCGGCTGGACCGTATTCCGGCAGCTTCCGCTTTTGTTTGTGGTGGCCCTGCCCATCGGTCTTGCCAAAAAACAAAATGCGCGCTGCTGTATGGAAGCGCTGGTCCTTTATTTAACCTTCAACTATTTTGTCTCAGTCATGCTCTCCCAGTGGGGAGCAGACCTTGGCATCGATCTGACAGCGCAGGCAGAAGGCGGAAGCCATTTAACCCAGATTGCCGGTATCGAGACCCTCGATATGGGGATGTTTGGCGCATTGGGAATTTCGGCGCTTGTCATATTCCTGCATAACCGTTTTTATGAAAAAGAGCTTCCGGAATGGCTGGGCATTTTCAGCGGTTCTACCTTTGTATTTATGATTGGCTTCTTCGCAATGCTGCCAGTGGCAGTCTTAGCGATCCTTATATGGCCTCAGGTTCAGCTTTTAATGAGCGCCCTTCAGCAGTTTGTGCTGGGAGCAGGCACCTTAGGTGTGGGCTTGTTTGTATTTTTGGAAAAGCTGCTGATACCCTTTGGCCTCCACCATCTGCTTTACTCCTCTTTTTACTTTGACAATGTGGTCGTTAACGGAGGAATATATTCTTACTGGGCCACACAACTCCCTCAACTCGCGGCGTCGACAGAAGCATTAAAGGAGTTGGCGCCGTGGGCCTCCTATACAGCCACAGGGTTTTCAAAGATATTCGGCTGTCCGGGGATTGCATTGGCCTTTTATTTCACAGCGAAGCCACAGAACAGGAAACGTTTGCTGGCTCTGCTGATTCCAATAACACTGACCGCTGTTTTGTGTGGAGTGACAGAACCCATTGAGTTCACATTTTTATTTATTGCCCCTGTTTTATTCGTTGTGCACGCCGTATTATCGGCGCTGCTGGCCATGGTGATAAACCTGCTGGGAATAACCGGAATCTTCTCCGGGGGGCTTATTGAGATGGCTTCCTTTAACTGGATTCCACTCATGGGAAGCCACTGGCAGCAATACCTGCTCCTGTTTGCAGTGGGGCTTGTTTTTACCGGAATCTGGTTTGTTGTGTTTCGTTTTATGATCCTCAAGCTTAATCTTAAAACACCAGGGCGCCAGGATGAAGAAACCGTCAAATTCTATTCCAAATCAGACTACAGGGCAAGTAAAAGTGATGAGGAAAGCCTTATTGTGCAAAAAGTGCTTGAGGCACTGGGAGGAAAAGAAAACATCATCGACGTTACGAATTGTGCGACGCGGCTCAGAGTGAATATTAAAGACCCAAAAGTGGTGCTGGGCGATCAGGCTTTCAAGGCACTCGGAACACACGGCTGCATCGTGAGCGGTAAATCGGTGCAGGTCATTATAGGACTGTCCGTCGCGAAATTCCGAGAGCAGTTTGAACATCTATTATAG
- a CDS encoding alanine/glycine:cation symporter family protein — translation MENFVAITEVIKNVVWSNILVILLMGAGIYFSVRLKFPQLRFFKEMIRVLKGNGDTSDGITPFQAFATALGARVGVGNIAGVATAIYFGGPGALFWIWAFGFFATCTALAEAVLGQAYKIKTGSEYLGGPAFYIERGLKCKPLAKIFAIILILGIGILMPGIQMDAIVTTLDNAYGVNTLVTAIIGTALIGIIIWGGIKRIGRVAEGMAPFMCAIYLLFGIAVIIQNITKVPDVFSVIFTSAFGAHAIFGGILGSAVSWGVRRGIFSTDAGYGSGGIMAAAAEATHPAKQGLIQALSIYLSIFIVCTISGLVILLSGIYNVVDESTGAMLVQGAPNLEQGALWVQTALNNLTPNTIPWEGKILSVIIALFALTTLLGYYYQIESNVRYLFRNVGTLGRTILRFAFLAAIFIGGIADSSMLWNVMDIGVACMAWINIIVILLLSNQVVKIMKDYEIQKKAGIIEPVFNPKLLDIEDTTQVWSKYHKEG, via the coding sequence ATGGAAAATTTCGTTGCAATAACAGAAGTAATCAAAAATGTCGTTTGGAGTAATATTCTTGTGATCCTCTTAATGGGTGCTGGTATTTATTTTTCAGTCCGTCTGAAGTTTCCGCAGCTTCGTTTTTTTAAGGAGATGATCAGGGTGCTTAAAGGGAATGGAGACACAAGTGATGGGATTACACCATTTCAGGCATTTGCCACAGCCCTTGGAGCACGTGTAGGCGTTGGGAATATCGCAGGAGTCGCGACAGCCATTTATTTTGGGGGACCAGGCGCCCTTTTCTGGATTTGGGCTTTTGGATTTTTTGCTACCTGTACAGCTCTGGCAGAAGCTGTGCTGGGCCAGGCTTACAAGATTAAAACAGGCAGCGAATACCTAGGCGGACCGGCCTTTTATATTGAGCGGGGCTTGAAGTGTAAACCTTTAGCAAAAATATTCGCCATAATACTGATTTTGGGAATAGGGATACTCATGCCCGGTATCCAGATGGACGCGATCGTCACCACGCTGGATAACGCCTATGGCGTGAACACACTCGTTACCGCCATCATCGGCACTGCCTTAATAGGAATTATTATCTGGGGCGGAATCAAGCGTATCGGACGTGTGGCCGAAGGCATGGCCCCCTTTATGTGCGCCATTTACCTGTTATTTGGCATTGCTGTCATCATTCAAAACATTACAAAGGTACCAGATGTGTTCTCAGTGATTTTTACCTCTGCCTTTGGAGCGCACGCCATTTTTGGCGGTATTCTGGGCTCGGCGGTTTCGTGGGGCGTAAGGCGCGGGATATTTTCGACCGATGCGGGCTATGGCTCCGGCGGTATTATGGCAGCGGCGGCAGAAGCGACGCATCCGGCCAAGCAGGGGCTCATTCAGGCTCTGTCCATTTATCTGAGTATTTTTATCGTCTGCACAATCTCAGGCCTGGTCATTCTTTTGTCCGGGATTTATAACGTTGTGGATGAGAGCACAGGCGCGATGCTTGTACAGGGCGCGCCTAATCTTGAGCAGGGAGCCCTCTGGGTACAGACAGCGCTGAATAACCTGACGCCCAACACCATTCCGTGGGAGGGCAAAATCCTGAGCGTCATTATAGCACTGTTCGCGTTGACAACCCTGCTCGGATATTATTACCAGATCGAGAGCAATGTCCGGTATTTATTTAGAAATGTTGGAACCCTGGGGAGAACCATCTTACGCTTTGCTTTTTTAGCCGCTATTTTTATTGGCGGTATCGCAGACTCGTCAATGCTTTGGAATGTCATGGATATTGGCGTGGCCTGCATGGCATGGATCAATATTATTGTGATACTGCTCCTTTCAAATCAGGTTGTAAAGATTATGAAGGACTATGAAATACAAAAGAAGGCGGGCATTATCGAGCCTGTTTTTAATCCGAAGCTTCTGGACATAGAGGATACCACACAGGTGTGGTCAAAATATCACAAAGAAGGATGA
- a CDS encoding MurR/RpiR family transcriptional regulator: MDINQLINQHYENFSETDHHIWQYIYKHMKECPQYSLSELAERCSVSNNSILSFCKKLGMDGYGELRVILKWQEQTNDVLAVNLLNRTYQDYYLTLDYLKNLDLTKTFELFDCPGRIFIFGTGEVQRHAAKELKRLFFILQKRAFVIESKTELGTMTELLKKEDTLIVFSLSGDNRPVNNLVRGIKNKGTSILSITSYEDNELEKLSDEHLYFYNHRIIKGKSQKTDGYLCAPFFTIVEVLFVRYLEAHYLQNERS; this comes from the coding sequence ATGGATATTAATCAATTAATCAATCAGCACTATGAAAACTTTAGCGAAACCGACCATCACATATGGCAGTATATTTATAAACATATGAAAGAATGTCCTCAGTATTCACTCAGTGAGCTGGCAGAAAGGTGCAGCGTTTCAAACAATTCGATCCTGAGCTTTTGCAAAAAGCTGGGAATGGACGGCTATGGGGAGCTAAGGGTTATTTTAAAATGGCAGGAGCAGACAAACGATGTTTTGGCCGTCAACCTGCTTAACCGTACCTATCAGGATTATTATCTCACCTTAGACTACTTAAAAAATCTTGATCTGACAAAAACCTTCGAGCTGTTCGACTGCCCCGGCCGGATATTTATATTTGGAACCGGAGAAGTACAACGGCACGCGGCTAAAGAGCTGAAGCGCCTTTTCTTCATACTGCAGAAGCGTGCCTTTGTCATTGAGAGTAAAACAGAGCTGGGAACAATGACAGAGCTCCTGAAAAAGGAGGATACCCTGATCGTTTTTTCCCTGTCCGGCGACAACCGGCCGGTAAACAATTTGGTGCGCGGGATAAAAAATAAAGGGACATCCATATTATCCATTACCTCCTATGAGGATAATGAGCTGGAAAAGCTCAGTGACGAGCACCTTTATTTTTACAATCATCGTATTATAAAAGGTAAGAGCCAGAAAACAGACGGCTACCTCTGCGCACCGTTTTTCACTATTGTAGAGGTATTGTTTGTGCGCTATTTAGAAGCGCATTATTTACAAAATGAGCGATCATAA
- a CDS encoding tyrosine-type recombinase/integrase — protein MNKLKALINHFKLATTMNTLFDEWLDSKRHLKAQSIRTYTQLLEGYLRPAFGEMAVREIRKETIQKFIDNMQEKYSAKTIHEVYRCLKTIFNLALRQGMIENNPCEKIILPPKEKTQAQSLSIKEQNKLEKALEPSENALDIAILLALNLGLRLSEVVALRWQDIRFKENLVVIRHSMERIPTGEGRKTEARLGKPKTQNALRKIPLTAEFSAFLKHYYNSRNLKQKKNAAYVAGKKDGTAYHGRSIERHFKKRMKELGLSKDYTFHSLRHSFATRAMESGVAVKVISALLGHSKTATTTEIYLHLSDHFIREEMMKMTKYQAKKRRRSKTKVPPVNAA, from the coding sequence ATGAACAAACTAAAAGCTTTAATAAATCATTTTAAATTGGCAACAACGATGAATACACTTTTTGATGAATGGCTGGATAGCAAGAGGCATTTAAAGGCTCAATCGATCAGAACCTATACGCAACTGCTTGAAGGTTATTTACGACCTGCTTTTGGCGAGATGGCCGTTAGAGAAATTCGTAAAGAGACGATACAAAAATTTATTGATAATATGCAGGAAAAATATAGTGCTAAAACCATTCATGAGGTTTACCGCTGCCTTAAAACGATTTTCAACTTAGCACTCAGACAGGGTATGATTGAAAATAACCCGTGTGAAAAAATAATTTTGCCGCCAAAGGAAAAAACCCAGGCACAGTCATTATCGATTAAGGAGCAAAATAAGCTGGAAAAAGCTTTGGAACCGAGCGAAAACGCTTTGGATATTGCGATTTTGTTGGCTTTAAATCTGGGGTTGCGGCTATCTGAGGTAGTAGCTCTGCGATGGCAGGATATACGTTTTAAAGAAAATCTGGTTGTTATCAGACACAGTATGGAGCGTATACCGACTGGTGAGGGCCGAAAAACTGAAGCGCGTCTTGGAAAGCCAAAGACACAAAATGCTCTGCGAAAAATACCGCTAACTGCGGAATTTTCGGCTTTTTTAAAGCATTACTATAACAGTCGGAATCTAAAACAAAAAAAGAATGCAGCCTATGTAGCCGGTAAAAAAGATGGCACTGCCTATCACGGGCGATCTATTGAAAGACATTTTAAAAAAAGAATGAAAGAGCTTGGACTTTCAAAAGATTACACTTTTCATTCACTACGGCATAGCTTTGCAACCAGGGCTATGGAAAGCGGCGTAGCGGTCAAGGTTATCAGTGCTCTGTTGGGACACAGCAAAACAGCTACCACAACAGAAATTTATTTACATTTAAGTGATCATTTTATTCGAGAAGAAATGATGAAAATGACAAAATATCAAGCGAAAAAAAGACGGCGCTCTAAAACTAAAGTGCCGCCGGTGAACGCCGCATAG
- a CDS encoding HD domain-containing phosphohydrolase has translation MLKELTRAAQQCPKDVQQHNRRTGQIIRALLIEAGRGELVELWRLEQSGPCDYHDIGKGSSDSDPLAHCSRGAALFSYAYEEALDGRERIFCSIACDLCRYHHERWDGTGGPGHLYGEDIPIIARAGAVADAWDHLSMDNPQMPTAQKHEKIKQRAGFWYDPELVAALERLFPAWPVE, from the coding sequence ATGCTCAAGGAATTAACCCGCGCAGCACAGCAGTGCCCTAAGGATGTGCAGCAGCATAACCGGCGAACCGGACAAATCATCCGTGCCCTGCTCATCGAGGCAGGCAGGGGAGAACTGGTGGAGCTTTGGCGCTTAGAGCAGAGCGGCCCCTGCGATTACCACGACATTGGCAAAGGAAGCAGCGATAGCGACCCGCTGGCCCACTGCAGCCGCGGTGCAGCCCTGTTTTCCTACGCCTACGAGGAAGCGCTGGACGGCAGAGAACGCATTTTTTGCAGCATCGCCTGCGATCTGTGCCGCTATCATCACGAGCGGTGGGACGGCACCGGCGGCCCCGGGCATTTGTATGGGGAGGATATCCCCATTATCGCAAGGGCAGGCGCTGTAGCCGACGCCTGGGATCATCTGAGTATGGATAACCCACAAATGCCCACTGCCCAAAAGCATGAAAAAATAAAACAGCGCGCCGGCTTCTGGTACGACCCAGAGCTGGTAGCCGCGCTGGAACGCTTATTCCCGGCCTGGCCGGTAGAATAA